Sequence from the Cervus elaphus chromosome 19, mCerEla1.1, whole genome shotgun sequence genome:
CATGGTCCTCTGAAGGATGGGTTCTCACAGCTGTCTTTTTTGTGAAAAGATAGAGTCATTGCTATCTAGGGTAGAGGCATCGCTCTATGCTCAGCATCCAGTACACTGTTGACTCACTGTGGGCTTGGCTAGAGTTTCTTGAACCAACCCCTCCACAGTTGGGATGAGCAGCGTTTGGGGCAGAACTGCCTCTCCCTGGAATAGTTCCAACCCGGAGAGAATGACCACAGCCAGGCATGAACATGGCCTTGAGCCCACCTCCCTACACCCCTGCCAACCAGAGGGTAAGAGAGGAGCAATTCTTGTCTGTAACGTGCTGTGATGTTATCAACATGCTGGGCCTCTTCCAGCTAACCCCTTCAGTCTTTGGCTTTCAAAGGGCAGTTTTCAGGAGAAATCCCATTAGGATGGACACAAAGTCCCCAGGGACCATCTGGCCAGCCTCATCAAGAGAGCAAGGCCAGCCTCCCAGGGGTCCACAGGGGGCCCTGGGTTAGAACTGAGATCTGGTCTCCCTAATCACTCCTGCTGGAACAGCTGCAACCAAAGCAGGAGGTGCCCGTGAATGAGGGGTCATGGGGAGACTGTGCCCCACTTACCCCACTCCATGCCTCTAACTTCTAACCCACTGTAACTTGGAAATAATACCCTTAATAATTTTCCAAAAGAGCACATAACTAGAAAATTTAGGACTTGAGTCAAAACTACAGCATCGGAGGCACAGAAAATCAAGTGTAAACAAATCGGCTTAGGCTCAGGcagtggtgggtgggggaggtgggggcagccTCTCTGATACAGGGGGCTGAACTAAGGGGCAAATCCCACCTGCCAGCTCCTAGAGCTCTCATCATGATCCTCGGCAGATGGAGACATTTCCAGAACAGGAAAACCGGGGCTCCCAGAGCTAGAGTGACTGGGAGCTATAGCTAAGATGTGCAGGCCAGGATCTGTCCCCATGGCCTGAGCTTTCAGCCAGGTACTTGCAGCAACACCATAAGGCTGCTGGAACAGGCAGACCCCTCCTCACATTTCCGAGACCAACAGTGAACATAAACAAGAGACCTGGCCTACTGCCTGGTCCCTCCTCTTCCCACCCAACTCTCTCGGGTACTGTGAGTAGAGAACCCACAGTTGCCCCAGCACCCCACAAGCCTACGGGCACGCACTTCCATGACAAGAGTCAGCTTAGGGAAGATCAAGCTGGGATGTGCCCCACATAAGCCCTGGGTCCTGGGTCCCTGCAGCAGGGTTTCAAATGGGGACACAGCCTCCAGTTGGGCATGTGTCTTTGATCTCACAAACTTCTCACCCTTTGGGGTGCCATGGTAAGAGGAGAGCCAGAACAGGGCCTCTAAAATTTCAGGGCAAGAGCCTCTTGCCCCAGTCTATTGGGGCTGGAAGAAGTGGAGGATACTCCTCACAGTGAGAACACTGATGGTTTCCAAACACTGATGATCCACTCCCAGCCCAAGACTCACTCTCACATCGCTCTAGAATGGCTAAGAGTTTGTCAGACAGTCTGGATTCAAATCTTATCTCCACCCcttattagctgtgtggccttggctgaattacttaaactctctgtgctTCAATTTCTTTATCTTCAAAATAGCAAACTTCAACACTACCTTCCTCGTGGGTTCTGAGGATTGAGTAAGAAAATGCACTGAAAGCTCCCAACCCAGAGCCAGGCACAGGGAGGACTCTCAGCTCCAGGAGCCCAGgccagccccagctctgggctGAAGTAGTCACAGGAGTCAGCTAAGGAGAAAGGATGGGATCATCCGAGCGCCTCTGGCAGACCCAAGAGAGGCCTCTTTAAGCACTTTCTGGCTCTTTCTTCCCAGCCAACGGAAACAGGCCAGTGTTTTGTCCTTGGCGTAGTGGAGCTCGGGTTCTGATGGCTCTGGCCAGGATGCCCTGGACTTGGGCCCCTTCCCCAAACCACCCTTGAGAGCAGGTCACCAAGGACGTAGGAGATTGGGAGCACCCCTGCCTAGGTACCTCGGAGGCTGGCACCAGAGGGGACGGTGTGGCAGCAGCCGGAAGATTCCAGCTTGTCACCTGACAAACCACCTCTGCATTGCGCAGAGAGCAGCAAGATGCCCACAAAAATGTTCCATGCTTTCAGCAAGCCACAGAAGCCTGGCTTTTTGAGGGTGGGGGAGGTAACTGGTTGCAAATGGactctttcctcttctcaaaTTGCGTTTGTGTTGGTGCATTTCTGTGTCATCCACCACAGAGCCCACCCTCGCTCCTTCCAGAGGGTGACGGGAGCTCAGAGCCCAGCCTGAAGGCCCCAGGGGCTTGCCCCTTGACTGGGGCATCAACATCAGGGTCTGTCTCACAAACACGGTTGAATTTTGCCCTTGGGCTCCAGTACATCTGGGGCCAAGAAGAAGGGCTTCCAAGGTTCGTCTGGAGCCCCTGACTGCCTCACCCAGGTTCCCGGGACCCCGTTCTCCTTTGCTCTCAACTGGAGAAATAAGCCAAGTGGCTGAGGCTGGGGGACTGGGGCTGGGCTCCTGCCTCAGGCCCCTCCCCACCAAccaaccccgccccccaccccccaacacacacagtgAAGTAATCCCTCAGAGTCTCAGTTTCCATAATTGTAAATGGAGAACAGTCGTGAAAATAAAACCCACATTACATACTGTTAGGGCTATTGTggcaattaaatgagataattggCCATGTGTTTGTGATACTCTGATATAATAAATAGATATTTGGTCTTCCTCTTGGTTCCTGGCGTAGAGCTCCAGAAACCTTTGGAATATCCTGAGTAATAAGAGAGGAACGTCTTTGCTATTCATAATAAGACCCTTCCACCCACACCGGAGGCTAAGTTAATGAAGTGACTCAATGGCTTCAgattatacacaaaaatatttgcAGGGGTTATCTCTGACGAACAGAATTAATTGCAGGTGattcccatgttttctttttgcttaatcatatattttcaacttttaaaaataataaacaggcATCACTGTTGTCGTAAGGTTGAACGTTATTAAAAAATTCATGTAAAACATGAAGCAGGGTTCCAAGCACACAATAGGTGCTTCCttgattcctttccttccttgcAATTACATTGCAGAGACTCAAAGAAACTTGTCTACCTACTGTGtcatagcttctttttttttaatttttaaaaattgaagtatagttgatttacagtgttgtaccaGTCTCTGCTGTAAaaaagcaaagtggttcagtCAGACATGTATAAACATTCTTTTTCgtatattcatttccattttagTTTCTTGAAGAGAATGAACATTCTGAAGTAAGAGCAGGTTGTGAACCTGGCACTTCCCTTTCCCCAAATGCCCCCATGGGCCCCACCTCTGGTCCTTGATTACATAGTCCCCTCCACTTTAGAAGGCCCATCCTGACCTTCCCCTATTGCTACCTGTCCCTATTCTCCGCATCCTCCGGGCCAGCATACGTCACGTTTCCcctgggaagccttccttgactgcATCTCCTTTGGCTCCCCCAGGAACGTGTCTTCTGTTGACCATGTGGGTCCTTCTGCTCTGCCTTCTAGTCAGCTGCACCCCCTGACTAGGagcctctggggtgggggtggagggcagagGTCTTGAGATCACAGCATCCCTTACCCGGCCATGCACCCCAGCACCCGACTCAGAGTTGAGCACAGATAGGGGCTCAGGCCCTGGGTGCCAAATGGAACTGAATGTACTTGCGGCTCTCGTGAGCCTGTATCTAGGGCCTTAGTCTTCATCCTGCTTCAGGGATTGGGGCTCTATTGGCACTGCaccctgggttcaaattctgataCCACTACCTACTGGCTGTGTGGGATTGGGCAGTTCACACCatttctctaagcctcaatttcccaATGCCTGGTTATAACCCATCCCTTAGTATTAAAATTAGCACTCAGTTGGATGATAAATATGCTAAATTAGATGGTAAATAATAAAGCACTTAATACAGTGCGGGATATATAATAAATGTTTGACCAAAAGGTAGCCACATGCATGTTTTATTTCAACTTTATCATCCAAACTAGGACACTTCTGAGAATAAAAAAGCAGCTATTGataagtaagggcttccctgatgactcagtggtaaagaatccatctgtgatggaggagacatgagtttgatccctgggtcagaaagatcccctggagaagaaaatggtgacccactccagtattcttgcctgagaaatcccaaggacagaggaacctgtcgggCTCTCTGAGTTTTGtgacccatggggtcacaaaagagttggatacaacttagtgactttgttgttgttcagtcactaagtcatgtctgactctttatgccAGGACGACAGGCATAAACAAGGGTGATGTCAGGCGAATTGGGACATATGGTCACACTACTTATCCTTCCTACTCACTGGGAACTCTCTGAGCACAGGGACCAGATCACCTTCGTCTCAGACTCCCCCACCACAACCTGCCTCCAGTCCCAGCCCAGCACGACCCTGGCTGGGAAGCCCTCAAGGACTTCCCCTACCCTGGCACAGAGGTGCAGCCTGCCTGGTGTCAGGGATATGCTCTGAAATCTGAGACAAGTGACCAGCCCACCTCCTGCCCCCGAGCGGGGACCCCAGATTCCTCCCATGCCCCCATGGCCCCGGTAGTCTTGTAGTGACCGTACCGTGAGGGGCTGACAGGTGGGGACCAGCTGCCCTGGCTCTTCCTCTGGAGCAGAAGGGCCTCTGGGTTGGTCAGTGGTCAGCACGAACCCAGCAGCCCTGGTGCTGATCAAAGTTCCAGGCAGAGGTTCCTCCCCTCACGTGGCCTGAGCATTCCTGGAATGTCACCAGCGTCACAGGACAGCAGGAGACAGTCTAGGCAAGGTCTCTAAAGATTACAAAATGACCCTGAACTCTTCCCATGGACAGATCCCCGTTGGGGCCAAAATCCAGCCAAGGTTACGGTTTGGCACCTTTAGGACCCCAAGGGCATCCACCAGGCCCTAGGTTCCCAGTAGGCTGCTCTGGAACGACCACTGGGATCAGAGGTTAAAACTTATATCCCTTCCTGTGCAAGTCAGGCTGACCACAGCTGGACAGCCAGCCACAGACCCCTGCAGACTCTCAGTGCCAGGAGAAATCCTAAGAGGGCTGCAGGTTTGCCGTCCTTCTGTAGTTGTTTATTGACTGCTTGCGTTCCTAAACCCCTTCTGAGTTAAAAGGGGGAAGTGATAGTGAGAGGTGAATTTTGGCTCAGTATGGACAGGAACACATTCACGACTGAGATTATCCAAGGATGAAAGCAGTTGCATGAGGAGGCAGTGATTTTCTGGCCTTGAAGGTGTTCATGCAGGAGCTGCAGAGCAAagtaaggagtgtgtgtgtgtgtgtgtgtgtgtgtgtgtgtgttcattcataCACACTTGTGTGAAATCAAACAGCACGTCTGTGCTGCTGGCAGGACCCTGGGCAGTTGTGCAGGTGTGGAGGGCAGGCTTGTATTAAGAACTCCAGGCATCTTCTGAGAGATGGGAGGTAGGCGCTCACTGTTTTTCCACTGTCGGAATTCCAGGCTTCCATCTTGAGTGGACAGGCTCAGTGGTTAGGGAAGGTACACAAAGCCCTGTCCCAGTAATTGCTAGGGTCCAGCTTTGTGAAACAGTGAACATACTACTGACCCTCGCCAGGTCCAGCCTCCTGGGACAGGGTTACAGCTGGCAGAAGGGACTGAAGAGCTAAGAGAGCCCAGGAAACATAGTTTGAAGCCCTCTTCCTGGGCATGGCAGTGGGATGAAGGGACAGAGAAAACACTATCCTTCTCATAAACCCTGGACTTGCACCAGCAGCAGTGACAGCCCCCAAACCTGGAGGCCTGAAAAGGTCCCAGGGACTTCTGGACACCTGGAAAGTCACCTTTACTCACACGGTGTCTTCTGAGAGCCCGGGGCTCACTGAGCCTGGGTGCTAAGCACTGTAAGAGTCCAGACGTGTGCAGGAGAGTCCTACCCACCAAAGCTAGTGTGCACCTGTGTGTCCATGAATGTGAATGTATGTGCACTTTGATGAACGCTGAGGGAAATTCACTGCCTTTCTGAGACATAGAAGAAGCTCTAGGTTGGGAGTCTGGAAGCCTGGTTGTCTTGCAAGCTCAGCCACTAGTTCACTAGGTGACTATGAGAAATTCATTTCCTGTCCTGATCTTactttctccatctataaaatgggttgAGCCTATTCCTAAGGCCCCATCCAGCCACAGTGACCTCTAGACATCATTTTGATCCCACTCACTTTCCAAAGGCCTTTCCCAGCCCTGAATATCTGGTGTCTGTGAAGAGCTGTCTGGGTCAGCCTTGCATTCGTTTAACAAGCATAGAATCAATAGCGAGATCCCTTAGTCAAGGTGCCCATAGGAGCACATGTGTCCTGTGTATACCATTTATTGTTGATTCTGTACTCCAAATCTGTTACAAGCAGTATCCAGCAAAGATGGACCCCCCCACCTTGCCCACCAGGGCTCACACTCTATAAAACCCTGGGGGCCTAGAAAGCTCTAAATGCATCACCAAGCACCTGGGACTATTTGCAATGATTCCCTAAGTGAGGCAAAATCAATCCACATTTGAAGGCAGCACGAAGGCGATGAGTTGGTGAGAACAATCCCTCCTTGGGTGAAGAAAAAAGCTCAGAGTGGGAGGAGTTTGGCCTGGAGGAGTGCCCACCCCGCTCCTCTCTGAACCACAGCCATGACCTCCTCCCTAAGACCACCACTGCCTCCCCAGCAACTCCAGTTCAACTCCGACTGTGGGATCTGTAGGTTGATTTCTTTGAGTCATTCATAGCTAAAGGCAGGCTACCTCCCATGTCTCTCTAGCAACTCCAGTTATCTAGTTGGCTGTAGCTGCCTCCTCCTCATAAACTTCCTGAGTCTAGAAATGATTCCCAACACTGCACCACACAGACACCTGTGACACCATTGCTGCCCATGAAGGGTTCTGAGAATGGTGTTGTGCCTTTAAATCCTGACGAGGAGGAGCAATATACACGCAGCCCAACATTCCCTTGAGGAAAGCCAGTTTTTCTTTAATGGATGGATGAGTTTAACTTTTCCTGTATTTACAAAGCTTTGGGTCCACACAGTACCAGGTGGGGTCAAATAGCTAAGATGACAGGGAGCAATAAGACAGTGACTCCCCTTTTCCTTGGTTTAGCAATGAAAGCCGAGGACAGGCCATGAATTCTTGTATGAGCTTAAAGAGAGAAGGAACACTCACAGCCTGTTAAATAATGTTGCAGGAGACAAGAGGTTTTAGATCCTCACACGTGTACCACTCCTGCACAGGGCTGTAGtgaggattaaaaagaaaatgcctgcTAAGTGCTTTGAAGGGTATCTATGCagataaacatttttgaaaaacagtGGTTCTAACCGGTTTTTATTATCTTTCCTCCAATATTGACCCTCCACTCCAAATGGAGAACTGACAAGGAGGACTAGAGGCCAATGAGCTACGGGGAAAAATGAACTCAACTTCTGGGGAACCAAGCAGCTCACTTCAGCCCCAAGAAGTGAGCAAATGCCAAGAGCCAAGAGCCTGTTGGAAACGAAACTCCACCCACCTTTTCTGGTAGCTTCCTGACCAGACAACATGGTTGAGAGAAACCACATGGCCTGCCAAGGAAGAGGAGGCTCAATGGTTCCCTCCAGCCTCTGATGGGAGAAAGGACCAGGGGCTCTCAGAAGGTCAGGAAAAGGGCCCACCAGCCCCACCCAGGGTGCTTTCCAGGGGACTCATCTGAGGACAGCTGCCCTCAGGCCAGCCTTTGATCTGGAGACACACGAGGTATCTTGGACCAGAGAGGAAGATATTCCAAGGTCATGGCCAATGTTATCAATACCCAGAGGTCCTGGGTTCAGCTTGACAGGGCACACTGGATGACGAAGACTCCTTCCTCACCTTTCTGATATCTCTGGCCCACTTGTACCCTTGCACAATGAGATGCTGGAGCCTCCTTACAAGGAGTCCTTTGAGGAATTCAGTGCTAAACCATGCTTCCTGTCTGGGGGAGAGTAGGCCACACTTCCCCTTTGGGGCCCAGGATCAACAAGGCAGGTCACCATTGGAAATGATGCTCAAGCCCCAAGCTCTAGGCTCATTTCCTTTTAGACCCTGGCAAACCCAGGTACATGTCTGCCCGGtactataaatattttgaaaacattttggagACCCAGATTTGCCTTGGGGAGATAACGTCTTTTGCCTCTAACAACATCTCCCCCAGATTTCCTGTGACAGAGAGTGAAAAGCTACAAAATGCACTAGTTCTTAACACACATGTGTTCCTGGACTCTTCGTTGGGACCTGTCAGCACCATGCTGTTAAGGCCGAAGTGTATTTCTTATTTGTCTCGTGGGGCAGAGGAAACTAGTAAAGGCCAGTAAGGATTGATGGCAGATTTCCAAATCTGTACAGTATTGGCTACAGCTCTTTTCTGGGCAGACACAGACACGTGAAAGTCTCCATTTCACTGTCTGTACTTCTAAAGTGGTCTACCAGTTGTCCAGAGAAAGACATGCATTGTCATGCGTGTACTTTCTTTAccagtgtgaatgtgtgtgcagcAGGAATGGTGGCCAGGGCAGGCATTCATGTGACTGCAACACTGAACCAAAGCACTCAACTCTTGTAAGCAGACTACAGGCAGGGAGAAGCTTCAGAGAGGTCCCTGACCCAGCCTGACCTGTCTGAATCCGTGTTGCCTGCTATGTGTGAGAATGCTGAAGTTCAGTTTCTAGCTGACTGTAATGTCTATGAAGAATTTTACCACGACCAGAGGGATTGCTGGGTTCTATTATACTTGGCTGTCCAATTAAAGGATCTCATCTCTGAGCTATTTCACTTCCCCAGATGCagagtgaaaattaaaaacagatataGGGCATCTCATGCCCATAAAAGGCCCAAGCAGAGGAACCTCCAATGAGCAACAGACAGCTTGTTGGCAGGGTAGGGTGTGTGGTTGCATGGGCCTCTCTAGTTGAGATGCTTCTGACCTGGCCAGTCTGGGTGCCTGAAGGTCTGGCATTGAATACAATTTTCTGCTCAGGCCAGAGTATACCTATATCTTCTCCTCCACCGCTGGTAGCTGGGCCTTTGCAAGGACAGGCTGCAaggggagggcaggcaggggccCATCCTGATCTGTGAGGAGCCAGTTCCCAGGTTAAGTCCATGCCACCTCCACAAGCCCCAGTCTTCTCCAGTAAAAGCCCcagatggaggatcctggtgatGTCTCATTTCTTGAACTGGGTACTAATCACACAGGTGTGTACGGTTTGTGAAAATCCATCAAACTATACACCTGCATGCTCCCACTTTTCTGTATGTAGGTTACACTTCCAGAAacagttaaaagagaaaaaccttgCAGGTGAACACAAGGACCCCCAGGTACCAGATTGCTTTCTCCATCCAATACCAATAAGCTGACTTTCATGTTTTAGGGAGGTCAGAACTTCTACATGATTTTATTCCTTAAAGGACTAAAATTTTCAAAGCAAAGTTTGCAGTTCAGAAATATTCTCTAAAGAGGCAAAACTTGTTGCACTGgtgcctttcttccttttccagatAAAAATCACAAGAGAGATACTGATGATGGCTCTGCCTTCAGGAACTGAgcagcctcagttttccctttctctctctcatagcATCCTGAAAGCCAGGGCATTTGGCAGTTCTTGAAAAAGCAGCTAAAAGGTTTGAAGCCTCCTTTGAGGAGAAAAAGTCACCTTGCCTTCAGGAGCAGGAAATGAAGAGAGACTTTTCATTTGAGGGGAGAGGGTGGAGCCATGCCACAAACAAGAGGAGCAAAGAAGGGGAATCAACTTACATAATACTTGGGAGAGGGGCTGTCCCGGTGGAGAACTGTTCCCACAAAGTGGCAGGTGTGTGAAAACCGTGTCTACAGAGGCCCACAGGGGCACAGACACAGGGAAGGCAAGTTTTGGAGGAGAGCTGGTGAGCTTTAGAGGAGGGGCTTTCTTGAAAGAAGCCCAGGGATGTGAATTGGGACCACTACAGGATTTTTTTCCATGGCAGGTTAGATCTCCCTGGTAGTAAGAAGGTTCTGCCAGAACCTTGTCTACAGGAGAACCAGGCAGGTCAGGAAAAGGTAGGGGTGCCTTTCTCTAGGGGACCCGAGAGAGAGTGACAGGGGATGGTCTGTGGACCCAGAGGTGGAGGCAGCACAGTGAAATCCTGGGTCCTCTGGGGGTCCCACTTGTCCCCCAGCCCTTACTCCAGCCCTCCTCTCTAACACTCATTGGGTGCCTTCATCTGCATCAGGACCGCGTGGCTCCTCTTCttgcagcagcaacagcagatgCAGGCAGCCAGGGAACAGGCCAGGGCAATGATGCCGATGACAATGGCAGCAATGGCCAGCCCACTCTGGGCCGGGGTCATGCCCCCCCGGTCACGTTTCTCGGTGGTGTTGATGGTGGTCAGATCGGTGTAGTCCCCTGAGGGGCTGGTGAAGTCAGTGGTGGAGGAGATGGAGGTGGTGTCAGGGTAGCTGGACGTGTCAGGGTAGCTGGACGTGTCAGGGTGGCTGGACGTGTCCGGGTATGTCGGCGTCTCTGGGTAGCTGGGCACGACTGGGCCCTGGACACTGGGGACAACAACATTGACATTGATGATGATGAGGGACTGGCCACGGACACTGGCTGGGCTGAAACACACAGGGAGGCTGTCTGTCCCCAGCCTGGCCTTGTTGACCAGGAGCCAGTTGTGGAGCGGAAGGATGTCTGAGTCACACCTCCAGGGGTTGTCGTAGAGCCGCAGCTCACATAGCTTCCCCAGGTGATCAAAGATGCCCAAGGGCAGGTTCTCCAGCTGGTTGTTCTGCAGCTGGATGGTCAACAGGTCATTGACGTTGGCGAAGAGGTTTCCAGGGAGCTGCCGAAGGCGGTTGTTCTGCAGGGAGATGTTCTGCAGGTTGGCCAACATGCGGAAGATGCTTCCATCCAGCTCCTGCAGTGCATTGGTGTGGAGGGACAGCTCCCGCAGCTCCACCAGCCCATTGAAGGCATCCGGGGAAATGTAGCTGATCTGGTTGCGGCTGAGGATCAGGACCTGCAGCTGGCGGAGGTTGCTGAAGACATTATCGGGGAGGGAGGTGATGTGGTTGTCGTAGAGCCATAGCTCCCGCAGGTTGTGCATGGGTCCAAAGATGCCGGGAGAGAGCTccttcagggaattcccaaagagCGTGAGCCGGTTGAGCTGGGGCAGCTGCAGGAAGATGCCGGGGGGCAGCTGGGAGATGTGGTTGTTGGACAGGTAGAGCTTCTGAAGGTTACGGTTGTTGTGGAAGAGGCCAGGGGACAGCACTCCAATCTGGTTCTGCTGCAGGGCCAGCTCTTGGAGGTTGCTGAGCCCGTCAAAACAGCCCATGGGGATGTCTGAGAGCCTGTTCTCATACAGCCGGAGGACCTGGAGGTTGCGCAGGTGCTGGAAGACCCGGGGTGAGAGGTGAGTGAGGCTGTTCTTGCCCAGATTGAGCTTGGTGAGGCCCACCATGTGGTCGAAGACCCCATCAGGGATGTACTCCAAGTGGTTGCCGTGAAGCTGCAGCTCCTTGAGGTTGCTGAAGTGGGTGAAGTGGGCCGGCTGGATCTGCACCAACTGGTTGCTGGACAGCAGGAGCGACTCGAGGTTATCCAGGCCCTGGAAGAGGCCAACAGGCAGGATCTGGAGCTTGTTGTTGGCAAGGCTGAGGTAGCGCAGCGAGCCGAGGCTACGGAAGGCACCGGGAGCAATGTGGGCCAGCTCGTTCTTCTCAATCCGCAGCGCGATCAGGGCTGAGATGTTGAGGAAGGGGGACTCATTGAGTTCAGTGATGTGTGTGTTGAGGATCTGCAGGCTCATGGCATTCCAGGGCAGCGGGGTGGGAACCACCACGATGCGCGCCCCCGTGCAttccacctgggaggccctggaGCAGGTGCACTCGCTCGGGCAGCCATAGAAGGCCAAGCCTGCAGCCCAGGCCTGGCAGCCCACCAGCAAAAGGAGATAATGTTTCAGTGGCATGGCCTCTGCAAAGGGAGAGAGAGTACATGGGTCAGGACTGCCTCACTGACACTGCAGCTACCTTGAAGCCAGCATCAACCTTGGGTGCCAAACACCAGCTTGCCTTTGAACCCCATGGCCATGTGCCCATCTCGTGCTACCTATAGCTTGATCTGCAAGCCTCTTCATCTTTCCCGCCAGCCTTCCTACTTCCAGGCCTTTGCTCAAGCAATCTCCCCAACCTAGAGGGCTCTTCATCCTCATCCAAATCTTCCCCACACTTCACGTGCTGCCACCTTAGGATTCCATGAATCAGCTTTAGTCGTCCTCCAATGCCGGTGGTTTTCCCAACCTCCCTCCCAACCCAGCCATAGAGGCCACATGTGGCGTCCCCTGTGACCCCATCTGCCTCCTCACTACTCAATAGGCTTCACAAGGGCAGGGCTGCTGGTGCCCCATCCCGACGAGTTCCTTAAGTCAGGAACAGTATCTTAtccatctctgtgtccctctcAGTTCCTGGACTTGCTGGCTGAACATGGCTTCCTCAGGAGAAACCAATAGGAAATGAGAACACATAAACCGGGTCTGAACCCAGGGGAAGATGCTGAGGCCATGAACACGGAGGCTGCTGGGAGGAGCTGCGGCAGCCAGCAGAGTGGGACCATGCAGTGATCTGGTGGGAGAGACTGCAGGGAAGCTCAGTTTTTGCTCTTCCtgggccccgccctgccccatCACCACCAGCAACAGCCTGCCCCTGTGTTAACCCTTTCACAGGTGCTTCATCCAGGTTTAATGCAAACCACCTTCCCAATAAAAGGAAATTATCCACACCACTTCCTGTCTCGCTGAAAGGACTGCTGTGAGTCAGCTGATGTCTGGAGTCTGACTTCTGGGTACCAGGCCCACTTTCCAAAAGAAACATTGAGTGGCCTTGAGTAAGTCCCAGAAAACTTAGGATGTACTTTGagctgagagggc
This genomic interval carries:
- the LRRC15 gene encoding leucine-rich repeat-containing protein 15, with the translated sequence MPLKHYLLLLVGCQAWAAGLAFYGCPSECTCSRASQVECTGARIVVVPTPLPWNAMSLQILNTHITELNESPFLNISALIALRIEKNELAHIAPGAFRSLGSLRYLSLANNKLQILPVGLFQGLDNLESLLLSSNQLVQIQPAHFTHFSNLKELQLHGNHLEYIPDGVFDHMVGLTKLNLGKNSLTHLSPRVFQHLRNLQVLRLYENRLSDIPMGCFDGLSNLQELALQQNQIGVLSPGLFHNNRNLQKLYLSNNHISQLPPGIFLQLPQLNRLTLFGNSLKELSPGIFGPMHNLRELWLYDNHITSLPDNVFSNLRQLQVLILSRNQISYISPDAFNGLVELRELSLHTNALQELDGSIFRMLANLQNISLQNNRLRQLPGNLFANVNDLLTIQLQNNQLENLPLGIFDHLGKLCELRLYDNPWRCDSDILPLHNWLLVNKARLGTDSLPVCFSPASVRGQSLIIINVNVVVPSVQGPVVPSYPETPTYPDTSSHPDTSSYPDTSSYPDTTSISSTTDFTSPSGDYTDLTTINTTEKRDRGGMTPAQSGLAIAAIVIGIIALACSLAACICCCCCKKRSHAVLMQMKAPNEC